From a region of the Mercurialis annua linkage group LG1-X, ddMerAnnu1.2, whole genome shotgun sequence genome:
- the LOC126653779 gene encoding L-type lectin-domain containing receptor kinase IV.1: protein MLCKLIILLSLLLNLAESQDLNFTFNGFRSTNLSLDGLAEITSKGLLRLTNDTKQQKGHAFFPNPVAFKSSSNASAFSFSTTFVFAILSENPDLSGHGIAFVIAPTRGLPDSLPSQFLGLFNDKNNGNETNHVVAVELDTILSSEFGDINDNHVGIDINGLRSLQSSAAGYYADSRSNRMTNLSLYSGLPMQLWVDYDGLKKQLNVTLAPFKFVKPSVPLLSLTRDLSPVLQETMYVGFSSSTGSVLTSHYVLGWSFMMNGQAQPLVLSNLPKLPRIGPKKKSKFLTIGVPVISISVVLLAISGLVYFIRRRRKYAEVLEDWELDYWPHRFKFKDLYIGTKGFKEKELLGSGGFGRVYKCVLPTTKMEVAVKKVSHETRQGMKVFVAEIVSIGRLRHRNLVTLLGYCRRKGELLLVYDYMPNGSLDKYLFDQPKVTLNWSQRFKVIKGVASGLHYLHEEWEQIVIHRDVKASNVLVDGEMNGRLGDFGLARLYDHGSDPQTTHIVGTLGYLAPEHTRTGKATTKTDVFSFGAFLLEVATGRRPIMEDLILVDWVFSFWTKGEILQAKDPNMGTDYIVEEVELVLKLGLLCSHSEPEGRPSMRQVVQFLNREMELPELSSIGLSASGLTFAYREGFDDFVMSCPSSMDKAFSHGSSIADSLLSGGR from the coding sequence aTGTTATGCAAGCTTATAATTCTGCTCTCTCTGCTACTAAACTTAGCAGAATCCCAAGATCTTAACTTCACCTTCAATGGCTTCCGTTCAACTAATTTGAGCCTTGATGGTCTAGCTGAGATCACCTCTAAAGGCCTTTTAAGACTCACCAACGACACCAAACAACAAAAAGGCCACGCATTCTTTCCAAATCCCGTAGCCTTCAAAAGCTCATCAAACGCCTCTGCTTTCAGTTTCTCAACCACTTTCGTCTTCGCTATTTTATCAGAAAATCCCGATCTTAGCGGCCACGGGATTGCTTTTGTGATTGCACCAACGAGAGGACTACCGGACTCTCTTCCAAGTCAGTTTCTTGGtctttttaatgataaaaataacgGTAATGAGACTAACCATGTTGTTGCAGTAGAGCTTGACACCATTCTTAGCAGCGAATTTGGCGACATCAACGATAACCATGTCGGGATTGATATTAATGGGCTACGGTCCCTTCAGTCTTCGGCAGCCGGATACTATGCCGACAGTCGTAGCAACAGGATGACAAATTTGAGCCTTTATAGCGGCCTACCGATGCAGCTTTGGGTGGATTATGATGGTTTAAAGAAGCAACTTAATGTCACTCTAGCTCCATTCAAGTTCGTTAAACCAAGTGTTCCACTCTTGTCTCTAACTCGTGATTTGTCGCCAGTTTTGCAAGAAACTATGTACGTTGGCTTCTCATCGTCTACTGGTTCTGTTCTAACATCTCATTATGTATTGGGTTGGAGCTTTATGATGAATGGTCAAGCTCAGCCTCTTGTTCTTTCTAATCTTCCTAAGCTTCCACGGATTGGACccaaaaagaaatccaagtttTTAACAATTGGGGTGCCTGTTATTTCTATAAGTGTTGTTTTGTTAGCTATTTCAGGTTTGGTTTATTTCATAAGAAGGAGAAGGAAATATGCAGAAGTGCTTGAAGATTGGGAGCTTGATTACTGGCCTCATAGATTCAAATTCAAGGATTTGTACATAGGGACCAAAGGTTTCAAGGAGAAAGAATTACTGGGGAGCGGCGGATTTGGCCGGGTTTATAAATGTGTTTTACCAACTACAAAAATGGAGGTTGCTGTCAAAAAGGTGTCACATGAAACTAGACAGGGAATGAAGGTTTTCGTAGCGGAAATTGTTAGTATCGGGCGGCTTCGTCACCGGAATTTAGTCACTCTTTTAGGGTATTGCAGGCGTAAAGGAGAATTACTGCTTGTTTATGATTACATGCCGAATGGAAGTTTAGACAAGTATTTGTTTGATCAACCTAAGGTTACTCTAAATTGGAGCCAAAGATTTAAGGTGATCAAAGGTGTCGCTTCAGGGCTGCATTATCTTCACGAAGAATGGGAGCAAATTGTGATCCATAGAGACGTAAAGGCGAGCAATGTGTTGGTTGATGGCGAAATGAACGGAAGATTAGGCGATTTTGGTCTGGCAAGATTATATGACCATGGATCAGATCCTCAGACAACTCACATTGTCGGCACTTTAGGCTATCTTGCGCCTGAGCACACCCGAACAGGGAAGGCCACGACGAAGACTGATGTGTTCAGTTTTGGTGCATTTTTACTTGAGGTTGCTACTGGTAGAAGGCCAATAATGGAGGACTTAATATTGGTTGATTGGGTGTTTTCTTTTTGGACTAAAGGTGAAATTCTTCAGGCGAAGGATCCGAATATGGGTACAGATTATATAGTTGAAGAAGTTGAGTTGGTGTTGAAACTTGGCTTGTTATGTTCTCATTCAGAACCTGAAGGTAGGCCAAGCATGCGACAAGTCGTTCAGTTCTTAAATCGAGAGATGGAATTACCGGAGTTATCATCAATCGGGCTTTCTGCAAGTGGATTAACGTTTGCATATCGTGAAGGTTTCGATGATTTTGTCATGTCTTGTCCCTCTTCTATGGATAAGGCTTTCTCTCATGGTTCTTCTATAGCAGACTCTCTTCTTTCAGGAGGTCGCTGA
- the LOC126653787 gene encoding L-type lectin-domain containing receptor kinase V.9-like, with amino-acid sequence MMLNLYVALIFLIRVASGATTGGFTFNGNIELQGVAEVSTNGLFRLTNTTAYAVGHVFYAQPLIFKNSSTGKALSFSTTFVIAIVVDKSSFNGHGMAFVIAPSKNISGASAQHLGLFNSTNDGDPNNHIIAVEFDNFRNQEFHDINGNHVGIDVNSLRSVKAEPAGYFVDETGEFKNISLASGERIQVWVDYDAARNQLNVSLSPIFVSKPNLPLLSLDIDISPIILDQMYVGFSSSTGRLVQSHYVLGWSFQVAGKAQLDLSKLPSLSSEEEQSKSNKNRDLAIGLSVSGVVLLAVIIVSLILVFKKKKEKDKFDEVLEDWEVQYGPHRFAYKDLFAATKGFTEKELLGKGGFGEVYRGVLPVSKIQVAVKKVSHNSKQGMKEFVAEIATIGRLRHPNLVRLLGYCRGKGELILVYDYMPNASLDKFIYKTEVTLSWNQRFKIIKDVASGLAYLHEEWVETIVHRDIKPSNVLLDGEFNGKLGDFGLARSCKRAQDPETTHLAGTLGYIAPELAKNGKATPSTDIYAYGVFCLEVACGRRPVESRASPEEANLVDWVYRRWKEGKILSTADSKLQMDFEVEEVELVLKLGLLCSHPVAEVRPRISQVLLYLKGIASIPENFDFQIPGPDQKGQSYNPAILDYSIASFTVTESLRSVGR; translated from the coding sequence ATGATGTTAAATTTGTACGTAGCTCTTATTTTTCTGATCAGAGTTGCCTCCGGAGCCACTACCGGCGGTTTTACCTTCAATGGCAATATAGAACTGCAAGGAGTGGCAGAGGTCTCCACCAATGGTCTTTTCAGGCTAACAAACACCACAGCTTATGCAGTCGGCCACGTGTTTTATGCTCAGCCACTCATCTTCAAGAATTCGTCAACCGGTAAAGCTTTATCCTTCTCCACAACTTTTGTAATAGCCATAGTTGTGGATAAGTCAAGCTTTAACGGCCATGGAATGGCGTTTGTGATAGCTCCGTCGAAGAATATATCTGGAGCGTCAGCTCAACATCTGGGCTTGTTCAACAGTACAAATGATGGAGATCCAAACAATCATATAATCGCCGTAGAGTTTGACAATTTCCGAAACCAAGAGTTCCATGATATTAATGGTAACCATGTCGGCATCGACGTAAATAGCTTAAGATCAGTGAAAGCTGAACCTGCAGGCTATTTCGTAGATGAAACGGGCGAGTTCAAGAATATCAGTCTTGCTAGTGGCGAAAGAATACAGGTTTGGGTAGATTATGATGCTGCAAGAAACCAACTTAATGTTAGTTTATCTCCGATTTTTGTTAGCAAGCCTAATCTGCCACTTTTATCTTTGGATATTGATATTTCTCCCATAATCTTAGACCAGATGTATGTTGGATTTTCTTCTTCCACCGGCCGGCTAGTACAGTCTCATTATGTTCTCGGTTGGAGCTTTCAGGTAGCCGGAAAAGCTCAGCTTGATCTTTCCAAACTTCCATCGCTTTCTAGTGAAGAAGAACAGTCCAAAAGTAATAAGAACAGGGATTTGGCAATCGGATTATCTGTCAGTGGAGTTGTATTATTAGCGGTAATTATAGTCTCTTTGATTCTTGTtttcaagaaaaagaaagaaaaagataaattcGACGAGGTTTTAGAAGATTGGGAGGTTCAATACGGACCTCATAGATTCGCATACAAAGATCTGTTTGCGGCCACCAAAGGTTTTACTGAGAAGGAGTTGCTTGGAAAAGGGGGTTTCGGCGAGGTTTATCGAGGTGTTCTTCCCGTTTCGAAAATCCAAGTTGCGGTGAAGAAAGTTTCTCATAATTCGAAGCAAGGAATGAAAGAATTTGTAGCTGAGATCGCTACAATTGGGCGCCTCCGACACCCGAACTTGGTTCGACTTCTTGGCTATTGTCGCGGTAAAGGCGAGCTCATTTTGGTCTATGACTATATGCCTAATGCCAGTCTTGATAAGTTCATATATAAGACAGAGGTAACTCTGAGTTGGAATCaaagatttaaaattattaaagatGTTGCTTCTGGATTAGCTTATCTTCATGAAGAATGGGTAGAAACTATTGTTCACAGAGATATCAAACCGAGCAATGTGCTATTAGATGGCGAATTTAATGGAAAACTTGGTGATTTCGGGCTTGCAAGAAGCTGTAAACGTGCGCAGGATCCTGAAACTACTCACCTAGCTGGAACATTAGGATACATTGCACCAGAGCTGGCGAAAAATGGCAAAGCAACCCCAAGCACAGATATTTATGCATACGGGGTCTTTTGCCTGGAGGTTGCTTGCGGTAGAAGGCCTGTTGAATCTCGAGCATCTCCGGAAGAGGCGAATTTGGTGGATTGGGTATACAGGCGTTGGAAGGAAGGAAAGATTTTAAGTACAGCGGATTCTAAATTGCAGATGGATTTCGAAGTCGAAGAGGTTGAACTTGTTTTGAAGCTTGGACTACTCTGCTCGCACCCTGTTGCAGAAGTTAGGCCAAGAATATCACAAGTTCTATTGTATCTTAAGGGTATTGCTTCTATCcctgaaaattttgattttcaaattccGGGACCGGATCAGAAAGGACAGTCTTATAATCCTGCCATTTTGGATTACAGTATAGCTTCATTTACAGTCACTGAATCTCTCAGATCTGTTGGTCGATGA
- the LOC126653798 gene encoding uncharacterized protein LOC126653798 isoform X1, producing MPVRVAETSAPSQHPGGANSGQTPQQFCSLLSVGQGFSGTQNVSNMQKEEAWRVNVRIQGCDRDHGYLCGTMEALNVPMADTPVVTFWEGEIVDGKNYTFFTGKWEASPEDDIRHWTKFSSFSPFSGQVEADGGKSLELSNYPYTFMRWKEQYFVNVGTDCGLTIAGFYYVCFSSSDGSINGFYYDPNSSPYQKLELKSTNEGRSGFSFSTYELQ from the exons ATGCCAGTGAGAGTTGCAGAGACTTCTGCACCTTCTCAACATCCAG GTGGTGCAAATTCTGGGCAGACTCCACAGCAATTTTGTTCTCTGTTGAGTGTTGGACAG GGCTTTTCTGGTACCCAGAATGTGTCTAATATGCAGAAGGAGGAAGCTTGGAGAGTTAATGTTCGTATTCAAGGATGTGATCGCGATCATGGTTACTTATGTGGCACTATGGAAGCTCTCAATGTTCCTATGGCTGATACACCA GTAGTAACCTTCTGGGAAGGGGAGATTGTCGATGGCAAGAATTATACGTTTTTCACCGGAAAATGGGAAGCATC ACCGGAAGATGATATAAGGCATTGGACAAAGTTTTCATCTTTTTCCCCATTTTCG GGCCAAGTGGAGGCTGATGGTGGCAAATCTTTGGAGTTGAGTAATTATCCTTACACATTTATG AGATGGAAAGAGCAATATTTTGTGAATGTTGGAACAGACTGTGGCTTAACCATAGCTGGATTTTATTATGTTTGCTTCTCTTCCTCTGATGGCTCCATCAATGGCTTCTATTATGATCCGAATAGCAG CCCGTATCAGAAGCTTGAACTGAAATCCACCAATGAGGGTCGATCAGGATTTAGTTTTTCGACATATGAGTTACAGTAA
- the LOC126653798 gene encoding uncharacterized protein LOC126653798 isoform X2 codes for MPVRVAETSAPSQHPGGANSGQTPQQFCSLLSVGQGFSGTQNVSNMQKEEAWRVNVRIQGCDRDHGYLCGTMEALNVPMADTPVVTFWEGEIVDGKNYTFFTGKWEASPEDDIRHWTKFSSFSPFSGQVEADGGKSLELSNYPYTFMRWKEQYFVNVGTDCGLTIAGFYYVCFSSSDGSINGFYYDPNSRICSHL; via the exons ATGCCAGTGAGAGTTGCAGAGACTTCTGCACCTTCTCAACATCCAG GTGGTGCAAATTCTGGGCAGACTCCACAGCAATTTTGTTCTCTGTTGAGTGTTGGACAG GGCTTTTCTGGTACCCAGAATGTGTCTAATATGCAGAAGGAGGAAGCTTGGAGAGTTAATGTTCGTATTCAAGGATGTGATCGCGATCATGGTTACTTATGTGGCACTATGGAAGCTCTCAATGTTCCTATGGCTGATACACCA GTAGTAACCTTCTGGGAAGGGGAGATTGTCGATGGCAAGAATTATACGTTTTTCACCGGAAAATGGGAAGCATC ACCGGAAGATGATATAAGGCATTGGACAAAGTTTTCATCTTTTTCCCCATTTTCG GGCCAAGTGGAGGCTGATGGTGGCAAATCTTTGGAGTTGAGTAATTATCCTTACACATTTATG AGATGGAAAGAGCAATATTTTGTGAATGTTGGAACAGACTGTGGCTTAACCATAGCTGGATTTTATTATGTTTGCTTCTCTTCCTCTGATGGCTCCATCAATGGCTTCTATTATGATCCGAATAGCAG GATTTGCTCCCATCTTTAG
- the LOC126665195 gene encoding putative cyclin-D7-1 has product MDSLLCDEVLLSTDCCCNNNHDNDNGDGFSYTAKEDCEEAFCLCLKKEFTYMPSQGYFVHLDQSQDLLFARIEAIRWLIKSRSRLNLSFETIFNAANYLDRFLSRNHSLGWKKWMVELLSVACLSVASKFNETSAPSLHEIQMEEMDHIFQSITVQRMELTVLQELDWRLASTTAYSYLEMTAVIMSNDLLKSHLQKDSLVARVTELLLGTMLDCSFVEYRPSIVAVSAIWCALEELVPSNMLSTNLSYITGFFNQHHKDDIMKCHTIMKEKLVPNLGKSNGCSPSSPVTVLLTERVDVYDCHVDLSLFKVVESTEKRRKFD; this is encoded by the exons ATGGATAGTTTGCTTTGTGATGAGGTTTTGCTGTCCACTGATTGCTGCTGTAATAATAATCATGATAATGATAATGGCGATGGTTTTTCTTATACTGCCAAAGAAGATTGTGAGGAAGCTTTTTGTTTATGCTTGAAAAAGGAGTTCACTTACATGCCTTCACAAGGGTACTTTGTTCATCTTGATCAGTCTCAGGATTTGTTGTTTGCTAGAATCGAAGCGATTCGATGGCTTATTAAG TCTCGGAGTCGGTTGAATCTCTCATTTGAGACGATTTTCAATGCAGCTAACTATCTTGATCGGTTTCTATCGCGGAATCACTCACTT gGTTGGAAGAAGTGGATGGTTGAATTGTTGTCTGTGGCGTGTTTATCTGTTGCCTCAAAGTTTAATGAGACATCTGCTCCTTCCTTGCACGAAATCCAG ATGGAGGAGATGGATCATATATTTCAGTCGATTACAGTTCAGCGGATGGAATTGACGGTGTTACAGGAACTAGACTGGCGCCTTGCTTCTACTACTGCTTATTCCTATTTAGAGATGACGGCGGTGATAATGAGCAATGACTTGCTGAAATCTCACTTGCAAAAGGATTCATTAGTTGCCCGAGTCACTGAGCTGCTTCTTGGAACTATGCTAG ATTGCAGTTTTGTGGAATATCGACCAAGTATAGTTGCTGTTTCTGCTATCTGGTGTGCACTTGAAGAGTTAGTTCCATCAAACATGTTGAGCACCAACCTCTCCTATATTACAGGATTTTTCAATCAACATCACAAG GATGATATTATGAAATGCCATACCATTATGAAAGAGAAGCTAGTTCCCAACTTGGGAAAATCTAATGGCTGCAGTCCTTCAAGTCCAGTGACGGTATTGTTGACGGAACGGGTTGATGTTTACGATTGCCATGTCGATCTGTCTCTCTTTAAGGTAGTCGAATCAACGGAGAAAAGAAGAAAGTTTGATTGA